The sequence GGGCAATGGCCTGCGGGTAATGTTTGCTGATATACCGCAGCTTGCTTTTGACCTGTTTGGAAACATCCTCACGCGAGGAAAGCTTCTCATTGAGTTTATCTACTGCGGCATTGACCTTTTCACTGTCAATAACAGTAAAGTCAGGCGGATCAGGCAGCCTGTCTTCTTCTTTTGCTACGCTTTGGGCATAGTCCCATATCTCTGACAGCTGCTTTTTCATCTTTTCCTTATTGGTCTGAATCGCTTTCTTCCAGACAAAGGTATACCGGTTTGCATTCGCCTCTATCTTTGTCCCGTCCGTATTCACTTCTTCAATACTGAGCAGGCCTTCCTCTGCCAAAAGTTTCACCACATCTTCGAACACATCACGCAGCGCATGCTTCAAACGTACGCCCCGGAAACGGTTGATCGTATTATGATCAGGATAGTTCATCGAACTCAGCCACATCAGGTAAACGCTTTCCCGGCAGGCTGCTGCCAGCTTTCGGCTGGAGTAGGTGTTGGTTACATACCCATATACCAGCACCTTTAACAACATTTGCGGGTGATAGCTTGAACTCCCGCGGATATGATAAGCTTTCAGCAATGGTTCCAGATAGAGCCTGTCGATCACATCGTTAACTACACGCACCGGGTGCGATGCCGGAACTAATTCGTCAAGTGTTGGAGGAATAGCCATCAACTGCCGTTGCTGGTAGGGCTTGAATACAGGTCTTTTAGAGGACATACTACGCTACTTTCGATACATAAATATATGAAAATCAGATTATTATATCAAATAAATACCCCTCTTTATTCCAATAAATTATGCACAAATAAAAAAGAGGCCATACCATGATTTATGATACAGCCTCGTTTTGTTTACAAGGATAGTACATAAGTAAACGGCCTGTTTGCATTGCAAACAGGCCGTTTATATAAAAGGATGACGAACCTTAATTAATACACAAACTCTCCAAACTCCGAACGTACAGTTACCTGTTTGCTTTCGGCAGCCTCAACCCGGCCGATAATCTGCGCGTCTACATTAAAGCTTTTTGAGATAGCGATCAGGTCGGTAGCAATGGATTCGGGCACATAAAGTTCCATGCGGTGGCCCATATTAAATACCTTGTACATTTCCTGCCAGCTGGTGCCCGATTCTTCATGGATCAGTTTAAAAAGCGGTGGCACAGGGAAAAGATTATCCTTTATTACATGCACGTTATTGATAAAGTGTAGCACCTTGGTTTGCGCGCCGCCACTGCAATGCACCATGCCATGTATCTGCGGGCGGTATTTATCCAGTATTTGTTTGATGATAGGCGCATAGGTGCGGGTAGGGGATAGCACCAGTTTACCGGCAGTGATGCTTTGCCCCTTGCCGATATCTATCATATCCGTTAACTGCTTGCTGCCCGAGAATACCAAATCCTGCGGAACGGCAGGGTCAAAACTTTCGGGGTAACTGCTGGCTACCGATTTGTTAAATACATCGTGACGGGCGGATGTTAATCCGTTAGAGCCCATGCCGCCGTTGTATTCGGTCTCGTAAGTGGCTTGTCCGTATGATGCCAGGCCGACGATGACATCGCCGGGTTGGATAGTATGGTTTGATATCACCTCATCGCGGCGCATGCGGCAGGTAACGGTCGAATCGACGATCACCGTGCGCACCAAATCGCCTACATCAGCAGTTTCGCCACCGGTTGAGTAGATGCCAATGCCCGCCGCGCGAAGATCGGCCAGTACTTCCTCTGTTCCGTTGATGATGGCAGCTATTACCTCTCCGGTTATCAGGTTTTTGTTGCGGCCAATGGTTGATGATAAAAGGATATTATCGGTAGCGCCTACGCAAAGCAGGTCGTCAAGGTTCATGATCACGGCGTCCTGCGCTATACCTCTCCATACAGAAAGGTCGCCGGTTTGCTTCCAGTAGCTGTAGGCTAAGGATGATTTGGTACCAGCCCCATCGGCGTGCATAATGTTGCACCACTCCGGGTCGTTACTTAAAATATCGGGAATAATTTTGCAGAAAGCTTGCGGGAAAATGCCCTTATCGATGTTTTTGATGGCATTGTGCACATCATCTTTTGATGCGGATACACCCCGCTGATCGTACCTTTGCGAAGAAGTCATGGGCAAATATACGTATCGGTTACGTAAGATTTGATGATAAAGCACACAAAGGCTTGCGGCACCTTATTTACGATAAACGCCTGCCGCGATGAAATCGCCAAAAAATAACTTTCTTTCAATTTCGTTGTAGCCCTTCACAGCGAAATATGCAGCCATATCAGGCAGCTCGGCCGTCTCCACACAACCTAGCAGCCTGAAGAAAAAATACATGCTTTTAAGTAAAGGTTTCTGCCACCATTTGCCGTTAAGCTGGAAATCGGTATTCAGCCAAAGGCAGCCGGGTTTTAGCAACGCATCCATAGCGGCAAATACTTTTATAAAATTTACAGGTGATAAACTATCCAGCAAAAAAGGCGAGATCACTACATCAAATTCCTGCGTTAAACCAGCATCTTCAACAGGTTGATTTATGTACGATACCTTATTGCCCGCCGTGTTTCGCTTTTTAGCCAGTGCCATCATTTTTTCAGATAATTCAACGTAGGCGATCTGCAGGCCGGATGGATGTATCCGGGCAATTGCTTCCAGCAGCATCCCGCTGCCGCCTCCCGCTATCAGCACATTTGAATTTTGTGGTATGGTATGCAGAAAATGCGTTTGTGCTTGGATTAGCGCCTTGCCATAAACCACCCGCGAAAGGCGGTCGTAAAACCAGGCGGCGTTATCGTAGTTAGAGGGCAATTTATTTAAAGATGAAGTTAAAGGCCACCAGTACTACATATTGTACTATCAGCACGCCATCCATATACAGGAAGTAGTAATACTCGTTCTTCTCCCATTTAGAGCGGAAGATGAGCCAGCCGGTAAGGAACATGGTTGAAGTAAGCGCCCAAAAATCAATCGAAAAGCCATTGTTGCGAAAAAGAAATAACAGCACCACGTAGCCTGCCAATAAAGCCTGGCAAAACAGGTAGGCGTTTTTTTCGCCAAAAGCAACGGGGATGGTTTTTAGGCCCGTCTTTTTATCATGAAACAGGTCGCGGATATCAAACG comes from Mucilaginibacter mali and encodes:
- a CDS encoding AIR synthase related protein; this translates as MTSSQRYDQRGVSASKDDVHNAIKNIDKGIFPQAFCKIIPDILSNDPEWCNIMHADGAGTKSSLAYSYWKQTGDLSVWRGIAQDAVIMNLDDLLCVGATDNILLSSTIGRNKNLITGEVIAAIINGTEEVLADLRAAGIGIYSTGGETADVGDLVRTVIVDSTVTCRMRRDEVISNHTIQPGDVIVGLASYGQATYETEYNGGMGSNGLTSARHDVFNKSVASSYPESFDPAVPQDLVFSGSKQLTDMIDIGKGQSITAGKLVLSPTRTYAPIIKQILDKYRPQIHGMVHCSGGAQTKVLHFINNVHVIKDNLFPVPPLFKLIHEESGTSWQEMYKVFNMGHRMELYVPESIATDLIAISKSFNVDAQIIGRVEAAESKQVTVRSEFGEFVY
- a CDS encoding class I SAM-dependent methyltransferase, which gives rise to MPSNYDNAAWFYDRLSRVVYGKALIQAQTHFLHTIPQNSNVLIAGGGSGMLLEAIARIHPSGLQIAYVELSEKMMALAKKRNTAGNKVSYINQPVEDAGLTQEFDVVISPFLLDSLSPVNFIKVFAAMDALLKPGCLWLNTDFQLNGKWWQKPLLKSMYFFFRLLGCVETAELPDMAAYFAVKGYNEIERKLFFGDFIAAGVYRK